A region of Scleropages formosus chromosome 2, fSclFor1.1, whole genome shotgun sequence DNA encodes the following proteins:
- the slc17a8 gene encoding vesicular glutamate transporter 3, whose product MPFGGLAGLKEQVLKPGKEEVKNAMGSSLGHLQRKVDGTHAEEPEKLELTEDGRPVAAAKATPLCDCGCCGLPKRYIIAVLSGLGFCISFGIRCNLGVAIVEMVNNNTVYVNGTAVVQPAQFNWDPETVGLIHGSFFWGYIVTQIPGGFISNKLAANRVFGAAILLTSLLNMFIPSAARVHYGCVMFVRILQGLVEGVTYPACHGMWSKWAPPLERSRLATTSFCGSYAGAVIAMPLAGVLVQYVGWPSVFYIYGVFGMIWYTFWFLLAYSSPAEHPTISQEEKTYIESSIGEGANLLCATEKFKTPWRHFFTSMPVYAIIVANFCRSWTFYLLLISQPAYFEEVFGFPISKVGILSAVPHMVMTIVVPIGGQLADFLRSRKILSTTTVRKIMNCGGFGMEATLLLVVGFSHTRGVAISFLILAVGFSGFAISGFNVNHLDIAPRYASILMGISNGVGTLSGMVCPLIVGALTKHKTRLEWQNVFVIAAVVHYTGVVFYAIFASGEKQDWADPEGTSEDKRGFVADDELAQETEPNSETGLAATKKMSYGATTESWSRAHDRTNEDDGLSGSYHRDNGTFPDPGQ is encoded by the exons ATGCCGTTCGGGGGGTTGGCGGGGCTCAAGGAGCAGGTGCTGAAGCCGGGGAAGGAGGAGGTGAAGAATGCCATGGGGAGCTCACTGGGACACCTGCAAAG GAAGGTGGACGGCACCCACGCGGAGGAGCCGGAGAAGCTGGAGCTGACGGAGGACGGGAGGCCCGTGGCGGCCGCGAAGGCGACCCCGCTCTGCGACTGCGGCTGCTGCGGACTGCCCAAGCGCTACATCATCGCCGTCCTCAGCGGCCTTGGCTTTTGCATCTCCTTCGGCATCCGCTGCAACCTGGGGGTGGCCATCGTCGAAATGGTTAACAACAACACGGTCTACGTCAACGGCACGGCCGTCGTTCAG CCAGCGCAGTTTAACTGGGACCCTGAGACTGTGGGGCTGATTCATGGCTCTTTTTTCTGGGGCTACATCGTCACGCAGATTCCCGGGGGCTTCATCTCCAACAAGCTGGCTGCAAACAG GGTATTTGGAGCAGCTATTCTCCTGACATCCCTGCTTAACATGTTCATCCCGTCGGCGGCGAGAGTCCACTACGGCTGTGTCATGTTCGTCCGAATCCTGCAGGGCTTAGTGGAG GGAGTGACATACCCGGCGTGCCATGGGATGTGGAGCAAATGGGCGCCGCCGTTGGAGAGAAGCCGGCTAGCAACAACATCCTTTTGCG GGTCCTATGCAGGTGCGGTGATCGCAATGCCCCTCGCTGGCGTGCTGGTGCAGTATGTGGGTTGGCCTTCGGTCTTCTACATCTATG GTGTGTTCGGGATGATCTGGTACACCTTCTGGTTTCTGCTCGCTTACTCGAGTCCCGCCGAGCACCCGACTATCAGCCAGGAGGAGAAGACCTATATAGAGAGCAGCATTGGTGAGGGAGCCAACCTTCTCTGCGCCACTGAG AAATTCAAGACGCCGTGGCGACACTTCTTCACCTCCATGCCCGTCTACGCCATCATCGTGGCCAACTTCTGCCGAAGCTGGACCTTCTACTTGCTTCTCATCAGCCAGCCGGCCTACTTCGAGGAAGTGTTTGGCTTCCCCATCAGTAAG GTGGGTATCCTGTCAGCTGTGCCCCACATGGTGATGACAATCGTTGTGCCCATCGGGGGACAGTTGGCAGATTTCCTGAGGAGTCGCAAAATTCTCTCCACCACAACCGTGCGCAAAATCATGAACTGTGGTG GGTTTGGGATGGAGGCCacgctgctgctggtggtgggcTTCTCCCACACGCGGGGTGTCGCCATCTCTTTCCTCATCCTGGCCGTGGGCTTCAGCGGCTTCGCCATCTCAG GGTTCAACGTCAACCACTTGGACATCGCCCCCCGCTATGCCAGTATCCTCATGGGCATTTCCAACGGGGTGGGCACCTTGTCTGGCATGGTATGCCCTCTCATAGTGGGAGCCCTGACCAAACACAAG ACTCGGCTGGAGTGGCAAAACGTGTTCGTGATCGCTGCCGTCGTTCACTACACCGGCGTGGTTTTCTACGCCATCTTCGCTTCCGGAGAGAAGCAGGACTGGGCGGACCCGGAGGGCACGAGCGAGGACAAGCGCGGTTTCGTGGCGGACGACGAACTGGCCCAGGAGACGGAACCGAACAGCGAGACCGGCTTGGCCGCCACGAAGAAGATGTCGTACGGAGCCACCACCGAGAGCTGGTCGCGCGCGCACGACCGGACGAACGAGGACGACGGGCTCTCCGGCTCTTACCACCGTGACAACGGGACCTTTCCGGACCCGGGCCAGTAA